ATGATCAGGGCGATAAATACATAAAGCGCGATGAGCAATGCTGAGCCGGGATACAGCCAGAAACCCGGTTTTAACGTCTGCAAAAGAATGGATAGCAGTGCCAGAGCACCTATAGATATGGTGATTGTCTGACCGAGCAAAACCATTTGTGAGACAAAATCGCGGGAGCGATAGAGCCAGAGGTAGAGTCCTGCGCGTGCTATTTTTTCTTCGTGCAGGCGTTCGAGGGTTGTGCGCGAAACAACAATTGAGCCGAGCCTGGAGAAAGCTGCTGTCAGGACAATAGAAGCGATGGTTATAAAGACTGCTGGCCAAGGATCGTCCAAAAAAATCACGCTCCTTTCGAGGGAATGATTGTTTGTAGCAAGGACATAAGCGCAAAATTATTCTATCAGGGTCAGGTATTTTTTTTCTTCATTTCGCATTTGCGTGTATCCTTCAAGGGTATCGTGTTCAAATCCCAGCAAATGCAGGGTCCCATGCACTGTCAAGTGGGTTATTTCTGCTTGTAGGGACCGGTTATGCGCTTTTGCTTGCTGTCGTGCGCGATCTACTGAGATGTATATCTCTCCACAATAATGCGCCTCTGGATGGATCGAATCGGACAGCTCAAATGAAAGAACATCAGTCGGTTTGTCTATGTTTCGATATTTTTTATTGAGTTGTCGGATGTGGGCGTCATGGGTTAGAACACACGAAATGGGGAGATGCACCTCGTTGTCTGAAAGAAGTTGTTGCACGACAGCTTCTATGCTGGTGATATCCAGATCGCATACATCGACTAAAGTTGTAATTTCCATTTTATTTA
The Gemmatimonadota bacterium DNA segment above includes these coding regions:
- the ybeY gene encoding rRNA maturation RNase YbeY; translated protein: MEITTLVDVCDLDITSIEAVVQQLLSDNEVHLPISCVLTHDAHIRQLNKKYRNIDKPTDVLSFELSDSIHPEAHYCGEIYISVDRARQQAKAHNRSLQAEITHLTVHGTLHLLGFEHDTLEGYTQMRNEEKKYLTLIE